A stretch of DNA from Bos taurus isolate L1 Dominette 01449 registration number 42190680 breed Hereford chromosome 25, ARS-UCD2.0, whole genome shotgun sequence:
ATCGCACTCCTGAAGGCCCCAAAGCGGCTTTGCGCCCCAGACGGTCCGGGAGCGAGATGTGGTCGGCGCCGGCGTGGAGCGGCCGCTTTTCCGTCTGAGCGTAGAGTCGGTTCTCCACCGAGACGAAGCTGCTGCGTGCGGAGGCCGGCGGGGGCGCCCAGGGGCCGGGGCTCTGGGGTCGGCGCGCGGCGTGGGTGAGGGGCGGCACCCACCCGGGcagtggctggggtggggggaccgGGTGCAGGGTTGCCGGGCTGAAGTAGTTGGAGGTCGTGGCGGCGGTGGCGTAGGGAACGTGGAAGGAGGTCAGGGAGGCTTGGCCGGCTGCCTGCAGGGATGATGGGGACGGAGGCCCGAGTGAGGCTCCATCTCCTGGCCCCCCAGCTGCAGTTCCCTCCGTTCCCCTCCGAAACCAGCCCCCATCCTCACACTGGTTCTCCCGTCTGTCTGGGGACTGCCGTGTCTCGGCGGCTGAAGCTTCATGACGGACCTGGGGGAGTGAGGATGGTCAGAGGCAAAGCGTGTGGCCGGCCTGGGATGGGGGGAGATGGGGGCTGTGGACTGGGCTCAGCGGGGGCTGCATCTCACCAGTGCCTCTGCCGACACAGGAGGTAGAGAAGGTAGATGCAGCCAGAGAGGAGGACCCCCGAGACCCCCAGGATCCCGGCCAGGTCGGCCCGCAGCACGGAGGCTGGACTGGGAGCAGGGAGCTCTGTGCACAGAGAGACATACCAGTCAGGTGGCTGGCGTCCCACGTCCCTCCCTGTCCCCCCAGCCCCCCTCCTCATCCGCCCCACCTTGGTCTGTGCTGGCGGACAGTTTCCCACAGGCCTCCTGGGAGCCCTCAGGGAAGGACGTGAACTTGCAGCAGAAGGTGGTGTTGGGACTGGAGTCCCCTGCTGCGGTGGGAGCCCTTTCCAAGGTGAGGGAGATGCTGGTACTGGTTTCCCAGCGGGCCCGGCAGGCAGCTGTCCAGTTCTTGGTGCCGAGTGTGGGGTGCAGCACAGCCAGCGTGGTCCCCCCAGCACTGTCGGGGCCCCCATAGCTCACAGTCACCAGGGAGATGGAGCCCGAGCCCAGGAATCCACAGCGGACGGTGAAGGAGGCCTCAGTGGCCTCCCTCTGAACCTGCAGCCACACCTCCGGAGTCCCTGCGGGAGAAGGTGCAGGGACGAGGTCTGGGCCTGGGTCTCCACCCACACCCAGGGCCTCTGCTCCTCTGCGGCCCCCACTCACCAGCAGTGAGGCAGAGAGTCAGCAGCACCCAGAGCAGGCCCAGGGCCCGGGGCCTGTCCATGGCTCCCCTCTGGCCCGGGCTCCAGGGGGCTGTGGTCGTGGGGACAGCACTTGTATTTCCGGTGTCATCGCAGGAAGTTTTACGTATGAGGATGAGCGGTCCTGGGAGCAGCTGCTGGGTACTCTCAGCAAATCTGCCCCACTTCCTTCTCTGAATCTGGGGTCGAGAAACAACGCCCCCCAAGAAATTTAAAGTGATAGTGACAAGGTTTTCCCTGTTCCCACGCTGCGCTCCAGTGTGAGCGGGACGGTGGCTCAGgttcccagccctgccctgcctgtGCGTaccagccctggggtggggggcggctcTGAGGGGAGATATGCTGCAGGGGGACCTGAGACGATGTCCTTCCCTGGAGAGGGACAGACCCCCTGGTTTGTCTTTAGGAAGAAGGCTGAGACACACACAACCCCCCCAACCTCCCTGAAGGGAATGTGGCAGAACCTGGGGAGAGGAAGCGGAGCCTGCCAGGCACAGCTGGGCTGTGACCTGCCTGCAGAGCTCTGCTCCATCTGCACCTTCCTCCCCACAGCTGAGGGCAACTGGCTTCCAGCTGCTAAGGCCAAAGGCACAGTCATCTAAACTCTTCACTCACCTCAGCCCGTCAGGAAATTCTGAAGGCTTCCCATCCTGACCACCTGGCCTCTCTTTaaccaccctcacccccacctctcGGGCTCAAGCTGTCTCTCCCCCTAAGAATCGCTCTAAATCGCTTTCCTGTGTACCTTCGTTTACAGACCACACACTGACCAGAGTGCTGCTGTCAGCAGTGACAAGTGCTCAGGATGCTTTGCGTCCTGTCTTGTCTTCCGCTGAACTTG
This window harbors:
- the PVRIG gene encoding transmembrane protein PVRIG — its product is MDRPRALGLLWVLLTLCLTAGTPEVWLQVQREATEASFTVRCGFLGSGSISLVTVSYGGPDSAGGTTLAVLHPTLGTKNWTAACRARWETSTSISLTLERAPTAAGDSSPNTTFCCKFTSFPEGSQEACGKLSASTDQELPAPSPASVLRADLAGILGVSGVLLSGCIYLLYLLCRQRHWSVMKLQPPRHGSPQTDGRTSAAGQASLTSFHVPYATAATTSNYFSPATLHPVPPPQPLPGWVPPLTHAARRPQSPGPWAPPPASARSSFVSVENRLYAQTEKRPLHAGADHISLPDRLGRKAALGPSGVR